Genomic DNA from uncultured Acetobacterium sp.:
TGCCATCAAAAATGGCCAGATAGAAGATATGAAGCTCTATGCATTAGTTAAAGAGTAAGGACGTTGTGACATTGGCTTAATAAGAGCGATATAAATGAGTAAAATATTTTTACCAGAACCTGATTTCAAAATTCAACTCAAAAATCTGGAGGACACCATTGCAAAAATACAATATCCATAGCGACTTTAAAAAATACGAAAAAATGAAAACACCGATAACCCCAGCGCTGCTGCCGCTGATGAATAGTATCATAGCGACAAGCTTCAATAAAAAGAAACCGGAAAAGGGTGTGCGTGAAATGATAAAAAAAATCCCCGGCTATCAAGATGAATCCATTGAGATAAGGATCTATGAACCAGAGGATATAAAAGAGGCTTTACCCTGTCTGATTTATTTGCATGGCGGTGCCTTTGTCCTGAAGTCGGCAGCGTTCCACAAGCAGTTAATCTGTGAATATGCGCTCAAAACGCCTTGCAAAGTCGTTTTTGTTGATTATCGGTTGGCACCGAAACATGCCTTTCCGGTTGGGGTGGAAGACTGCTTTGCTGCCTTTGAGTGGGTCTGCCAAAATGCGGCAGATATCGGTATTGATTCCAGTAAAATTGCAGTGGGCGGAGATAGTGCCGGCGGGGCACTTGCGGCGGCTGTCTGCCTGATGGCACGCGATCGAAAGGCTCTAAAAATAAGCTTTCAGATGCTCATCTATCCGGTTACCGATGCCCGGCAGATCACTGAGTCAGTTAAAGAGTTTACTGACACCCCACTTTGGAACGGCAAACAGAATCAGAAAATGTGGCAGCTCTACCTCGGGGAAGGGGTTCATTTAAACAAAGAATATGCCTCACCAATGGAAGCAATTTCTTTAGAAAACCTGCCGGATGCCTATGTTGAAGTTGCCGAATTTGACTGTTTGCGGGATGAAGGGATAAATTTTGCCGAAGCCTTGCGAGAAAGTGGCATTCCGGTTGAGTTAAATCAGACCAAGGGAACGATCCATGGTTTTGAAATTGCCGAAAACAGTGAGATTGTGCGCCAAAGTGTTATCAAACGAGTTGCAGCATTGAAAAAAGTCTTTTATGATCATTCTCAAACTTCTGCTCCCTCTCTTTTGGTATCATCGACTAAATAAACAATTTTTGAAACGGTCTCTTAACTTAAACAAATGGTAAAAATAAGCGATAGTTTATGTATTATATCGTTATAATAATTAATCACCGATAAAACTATTATTATGATAAAATTTTTACCAGTCCTTAAATGAGTCATGTCGGTTGTATCTATGGGATGATTTTCTGGCAATTATTCCATCTTGAAATTGGATGTTAATAGTACTCATTTTTGAAATAATTCGAAGTTTTCGTTCTCCGATACCACTTGTTTCAGGATAATTACATCGGCGGTTCTTGGTTTTGCAAAATACAGTATAGTTTTCTTCAGAACTATTGATGAAACAATCAATTTTTCCGTTTTCTGAGGATATATCCAACAGATCAAATACATTCACTGCATAGCAATTGATGTTTCCATGATTTCCACGAATGTCAATGAGGTTAGCATTTACATTTTCTAGAAGTATTTCTCCTGAATTTGAAGAAATTCCGATGTTTCCTAAGGTAGATACATCGGTAAGATGTATTTTGTCTTCTTTGGTTTGCAAAATCAGTTTTCCATTATAATCTGATGGCACTTTTATTAATAACTGTGAGTCTTTCTTTAAATCAATCAAGGCTAATGTTCCGTAAATTCCTATAGCAGCATGATCAGCAATGTTAAGCTGATTACCTTCCTGCTTAATATCAAGAGTGCGCATAATAGTATTGCTCCAAGTGATTTCAATTTTATCACTTAAGGAGTTTAAAACGCATATGTTAAAAATATGACAATTTATTTCTAATTTATCAACCTCACTTACTTTATATTCCATGTATTCCATTTTCATCTTATATCAATCCTTTCTTTTTTAAAGTAATAATTAATAGAAATATTACCAATTATGCAGCTAAATCCTCCGCATAGAAAAATGAAATAGCACCACAATGGGTTCTTAATTAATATTACGACAGAAATAGTCACAACAAAAAACATATTTATTAAAAACGATAATGCTTTTGAATAAGCCATCCTGTTCTGTAATTTTTGTTGCTGGTATTGTTTTTGTACCTGTTCAGGCAAAGAAAGCAATAGCTCTTGAAATAAACTATTTGAGATTTCTTTATTAAAAAAATACTTCTCAGCCAATATCAGTTTGTTTTGAATAATATCAAAATCAGTTGAGTGTTCTTTTTGAAAATTATTTTTTAATTCAATGAAGTACCTTACTTTTTCTAGCTGCATTTTGCGATTATTCATATTCTGACGTTTTGCAAAAATAAAAAAAAGAGCCATTATTGTTTCCATTAGTAAAAAACAGCCTATATACACATATTGCAATATGATGTTTTGATGGAACGCAGACATAAGTTTTGTCAGTATTGGAAAGATTGTAATCAAAAACATTAATACGATATTCATTAAAATACTTCCAATACTGCCGAGTGTCATGAATGAAGAATATAAAATGGTATGAGTTCCCCAAATGCTGGCTAGAGCAACGAAACTGATAAGGTACACTGTAATTTTATCAAATAATATCAGTAGTGTCTGCATATCAAAGGTTTGAAAGCCAGTGACAGAAATCTCTAAAGCCATCATTGTCATAGCAATTGCAATAATTGCGTCAAACAGTGTGGTGATTCTTTTGTGATTGCTTTCAGTAGTTGATTTAAAATCGTTGAAATTATACAATTCAAACATCCTTTCGCTATAAAACAACATCTGTTGGATAACCAAAAAAAGTTGTATAAATTACTTAATGTGGTTATACTAACAAAGAAAATAAATCATTACAACCAGTAATTAATCTGAGAATAGTGGGGTAAACTACACTTTTGATTAAAATGGTTGGATAAATGGAAAAAAAGGAGTAAATGTGGATAAATCAAAACAGATGAACAAGAATGATTTGAGAAGCATAAAAACAGAGAAGGCAATCAGAAAAGCATTTCATCAACTAACTCAGGAAAAAGAGGTAAGTAGAATAACTGTTCGAGAACTGGCTCAAAGAGCAGAAATTAACAAAACAACATTCTATGCTCATTATGACACTATTTTTGACCTTATTGAGACCCTAGAAAAAGAAACCATTGATTATATTATTAACAATCTTGCTGAATTCCAAAAGTTGTTTGATGAACCAGACATGTTTATCGATAATTTGTATTGGTCACTATTAGATTGTCAGGTTGATAATATATTTCATTTCAATGCTAATAGCGGTTACTTTAGTCAAAAAATAGATATTGCGATCGCTGACGAAATGAACCGTCAGAATATTGATATAAATCAATATCGAATATTCCGTGTACTTGCAATATTTATTATAAATGGACTTCTCGCCTTGCTACGGAATCAAAATCAAATAACTAACAGTGATATACAATATATTAAATCCTTTGCAAAAAGTGGGATCCATTCGGTTATTAAAGAGACACTTTGAGAAGTCCCGTGCTTAAAGTATTAAATTGAAACTGGTAATCATTGAAAAACACAATCTGTTAAAATAACGTTCTATGGATTACAATATTTTGTATAGTTCGATCACAATATTGCCATTATGAGTAGACTTTTAAATGAGTATTTTCTTATGCAAAATCATAAAATAAAAAGTGCGGCCTTACGGGTCTTTTAACTATTTAATAAACATTCTGTCGTACAGTAGCGTGGGAAGTCGTCTAGTTCAACTAATGGTCATTTGTCTACGTTATTAGCTGAGAATATAAAAAGGTTCGTTAATTTTAACGAAAAAATGCTTATTTTTGAGTAAAGTATTAACGATTACATGAATCATTCGTTATGATAGTATTTTCACAAACGAATGGTGCTTGGCCGTTTCACTTGTCGGCAAATAAGGCAAAGATAAGTAAAACGACAAAAGCAAATGTCAATCACAACCAAAAAGGAGCGTTGAATCGTGAAACAGTATCCCCATTTATTTAGTCCCTTCAAACTGAAGAATGTTACCTTCCGCAATCGCATTTTTGCAACCCCAACTGGTCTTACCTGGCCGGACGAGTATTCCTGTGTGCCAGGGCACAGTACCGTACTATTTTATGAAAAAAAAGCTCGAGGTGGAGCTGCCAGTGTGACTCTGGGTGAAACCGCTGTTAATCGGGTTGATTGTGTTCGCCGTCCCAATGCAGATCAGATTCTCCCTGATTTTGAACGGCTCATTCTCCCCAAAAAAAATTGGGTCAAAATAACGGATGCCATCAAACGTCATGGTGCTGTTCCATCCATTCAATTATCTCATGGTGGACAGTTCAGTGAGCCGTTTTTCATTGGTGGACGAAACCCCATTGGTCCCAATGGCTTTACAAAAGAAAATGGCACCGTGGTCAGAGCGATGGATGAGGATGACATCGTCCGCATTGCCAATGATTTTGCCGAAACCGCCTGGCATGCCAAAGATGCCGGTTTTCAGAAGGTCATGGTTCATGGCGGCCATGGCTGGCTGTTGGGACAATTTCTTTCTCCGGCAATTAATCGTCGAAGTGATCGCTTTGGTGGCAGTCTTGAAAATCGTGCTCGTTTTCCGATGATGGTCCTAGATGCAATAAGGAAACGAGTGGGTGATGATTTTCTGATTGAATTGCGAATCAGCGGAGATGAACATCAGCCAGGGGGCTGGCCAATCGAAGAAGCCATCGCTTTTGTTAAGATGGTGGAAGATAAAATCGATCTGCTGCATATTTCGGCTGGTGATTATCATAACTCTGACCACTATGTCTTTCCCACCATTTATCAGCCCCACGGATGCAACGTCCATGTCGCCGAAGCCATGAAAAAAGCCGGTGTCAAGGTACCCCTGGTAACCGTCGGTGCGATGAGCGATCCCCGTGAAATGGAGCGTTTAGTAGCAGAAGGCATAACTGATTTTGTGGCAGTAGGACGGGCCCTACTAGCTGATTCGGACTTACCAAAGAAAGCCTTTTCAGGTCATGAGGATGATATCCGACCCTGTTTACGTTGTTCAAATTGTATTGGCGGTTTGTATGATGGACTTTATCAATGTGATGTGAATCCGCTAGCCGGAAATGAGATCTATACCATAAAAATGCCGGAAGTGGGCATAAATAAACGGGTCTTGATTGTTGGCGGCGGTCCCGGGGGAATGACAGCCGCGATAACTGCGGCCGAGCGGGGACATGAAGTGACTTTAGTTGAGAAGAGTGATACGTTGGGAGGAACCTTAAAATTTACCGAGGTGGATTCCCATAAACAGGATCTGCGAAACTACAAAAACTATCTAATTCACCAGGTTCATAAACACGCCATTGATGTAAGACTTAATACCGAAGCATCTTTGGAACTGTTGACTGCATTAAATCCCCAGGCCATTATCGTGGCATCGGGAGCCAAAGCAACAATACTGAAGGCTAAAGGCGCAGATAGTGAGAATGTTTTCCATGCCACCGCAGTTTATGAAACGCCAGAGGTTATCGGTGACAAGGTTGTGATGATCGGCGGCGGTCTGATGGGGTGTGAAGTGGCTTTGCATCTGGCCGAATCAGGAAAACATGTGACCATTCTTGAAATGCAGAATCAGCTGGCGCCGGATTCAAATATTGTTCATAAGGCAGCACTATACGAAATGATCGAAAAAATGAATGATCGTGTCTTAGCAGTTACCAATGCAAAGGTGATTGAAGTGGTCGAAAATGGCGTAACCTATCTGGATCAGAATGGCAATGAACAATTAGTCACCTGTGATACCGTCCTTTATGCTATTGGTATGACACCGAATGATGCGATCGTGGAAGAATTACGGTTATGGCCGGATTGGGAGAGTTTCATACCAATCGGCGATTGTACCGGCGCGAGCATTGTCCGTAAAGCAATCCATGGGGGCTATTTTGCGGCTATGGACATCATCTAGTTAGCATAATCAATATTGAAAAATATGATTAACAATAACAACCTTGCTGCACAGAAAAGATGCAGTAAGGTTGTTGGTTTTGTCAAAACAACAAATTGCAGTTCAATTTACTATGAATCAAAAATAAATCTGTAACACAGTCATACGCTTAGCGTATGATATGGAGTAAAATTGGAATTAGACTTTTCGCAATAGGAAAGGTACAATGCTCTTAGGTTGAGTGTGCACACGGCCAGAACAAATGAGGAGGCTGTAAAATGAACGAAAAGGAAAATCTTTTACGGGTTTATCGGCATCAGAAGCCGGAATGGACGCCGATATACATGGAATCAGTTTATTTAGTTGGGTTGGTTTCCAACAATGAAACCGGTTTACGAGGGAAAACTGTCCGGGAAAAGGTTCAACTGGATGAGTTTGGTGTTGAATGGGAAATGGGTCATGGAGCACCAGTTCCCGTCCCCGGGAATTATCTACTAGAGGATATTTGCAATTGGCGGGACATCAAGTTTCCAGAGCCAAAGACCTGGGATTGGTCTCAAATGGCAGCAACGGAGCTCAAAGATTATGATGGCAGCAAAGTTTTGACCTATTTCAGCGAGCAAGGGTGTTTTGACCGTCTAACGCAATTGATGGGATTCGAAAATGCGTTGATGGCCTTACTTGAAGAGCCGGAAGAATGCTCGGACTTTTTCAGTGCGATAGCAGACTATAAAATTGAACTGATCGAATGTGTGGCTAAATACTATCAGCCAGACGTATTCTGCTATACGGACGATCTTGCAAAAGTCGATTCCCTCTTTATGAGTCCAGAAACATACCGAGAAATCATCAAACCACACCACGCCCGTATTATTAATGCGATCCTGAAAAATGATATGATTGCGGAACAGCATACCTGTGGAAAATGTGATGCCATTATGGATGATTATGTTGAAATTGGCGTGCAGTCATTCTTTCCAGCGCAAGCCTCCAATGATTTAGAAGGAATCCAGAAAAAGCATGGCGATAAACTGATCATTACTGGTGGCTTTGACTCTCAGGGTCCAGCTGGATTCCCGGATGCCAGTATTGACACAATTGAGGCAGAAGCGTTACGAATGGTTGAGCAATACGCTGTTAATGGCAGTTACTTATGTATGCCAATGATTGGTGCAATTGGGGCTGAGCCAACGCCTTTACAGCTCATGCAAATGGGCGCATTTATGCAGACATTTCGGTCTGAATGTCAAAAACGCGGAATTTGATAAGTGCTACTCAAAAATAGATAAATTTAAAAATAAACCTGAGGTTACTAAAAGTTTAGTAAAGAATTAAACCTCAACAATCGGAAGATCTTGATTGAAAGTTATGTATTTAGGGCGAACTGAATCCATTTTGCTTAGGAAGGTTATTAGCGCCGCTATTGTAGAGTGAAAGTACAAATAATCGATTTACAAAAATAAGTGAATTTTGTAGCACTTCAACATTTTGCGTTGGTATGTCTCATCCAACGCAAAATGCATACAACAAAATGTTTTTAATGATACGATAGTTATATTTCAGCTATATGAATAATGATTCAAATATGCCGGCACTTAAAAAGAATTAAAATAAATCATGCAAATAATAAGCGTTAGGAGAAAGTTATGTCGAACATTGAAGAAGTAAAAGTGCTGGTGGAAACCGGCAAGTCAAAAAAAGTTGCAACAGCTGTACAGGAAGCACTGAATTCTGGAGTAGCTGCACAGGAAATTTTGGACGGGATGATTGCTTCTATGGGGATTGTCGGTGAAAAATTCTCTTCTGGAGAAATTTTTGTACCGGAAATGCTAATTGCTGCCAAAGCGATGTCAAAAGGTGTTGAAGTGTTAAAACCGATTATGGCTGGAAGTGACTCGACTTCACTTGGAACCTGTATTATGGGGACTGTTGCAGGTGACCTACACGATATCGGTAAAAACCTGGTTGTTATGATGCTAGAGAGTTCCGGATTTACTATGGTGGATCTGGGTGTCGATGTATCAGCTGAAAAATTCGTGGAAGCGGTAAAGGAAAATGAAAATGTAGTGCTAGTTGCCTGCTCAGGTCTGTTAACTACCACCATGCCAGCTTTAAAAGAAGCCGTTAAGACGATAAAAACTGCTTTTCCAGATATGAAAGTGATTGTCGGTGGTGCTCCAGTGACGCCAGAATATGCCGCTGAAATTGGTGCAGACGGTTACGCACCGGACGCCGGGAGTTCTGCTGCTAAAGCAAAAGAATTGATCGGTGTGGCGTAAAAGTTACAGATAAATAAAAAAATTGAGAAAAATCATTTGATTTCGTTAAATTTGACTATTTCAAAAATTGAATAAATATCGTGGTTGGTGTAAAATAATGATATGCTCTCCTTGTAGTAGACAGAATAATTAAAAAACTGGTTATTACAAGGATGAGTATATTTTTTATGTTAAGAAAAGTAAAGTTTACTCAGAAAGATAAATTAAACGTGGTAGAGACGATTCAATATAATGTACCGATAAGATTTTGTGTCTAGCCTTATGGGTATTATTTCGGAAGTGATAGATTAAACGAATGAGAGTGAAGGGAGCTTAAAATGATTCCATACGGGCTATCCGGGATAACAATGCAGCAGATTGAAATATTTTTGGCTGCTGCCAAATTTGAAAACTTCACAAAAGCAGCTTTAAAGTTACACATGACTCAGGCGTCTGTCAGTCGAAACATTCAAAGTCTGGAATATTCGACAGGACTGGTGCTTTTTTTAAGGCACAAGCAACATGTACGGCTGACTAATGCAGGTAAAAAGCTGGCGGAGCTCATGCCTGAAATCCTGGCAAAAACCGAATATGCTGTTGAAAAAGCTTATATTCAGCAGAAAAATCAATTTCAGAGTCTGACAATTGGTGATTTCAATAGCACCTCTATGGACAGCTATTTGTTACCCATTACCAAAGCATTTGAACGGGCCTATCCCAATGTCGATTTAAAGATCGAACGGGGTGAGCCGGATAAAGTACTTTCAGATGTCAGCACCGGCCTTTATGATGCAACTTTTTTTACATATACTGGGATCAGAAGAATCCAGGAAGTTCAGCTCCAGCATCAGGTGCTGTTTCTGATGCCGCCGTCGCTGGTGATTTCGAATACCCATACACTTTTTAGCAAAGAAGAGGTCAATGAAGAGGATCTTAAAAATCTGACGCTTATTACAATGAGCGGAGATGAATATGAAGGTTACCGATCCTTTGCAAGAGAGGTTTGCAATACGGCGGGTATTACGTACAAAAGGATCAAAATGGTTGATAGCCTGTTTACACTTGCAATGGAATTAAAACGCAGTGACAGCGTTGCAATACTTGACACCTGCTTTGCACCGATGAATCCCAAAGAACTCCGTTATATCCCACTATATCAAACCCCAGTGCGTTCGGGAATCGTACTCGCTTATTCTGCCGAAAACGACAACCCATATCTATTAAAATTCCGTGAAGTCTGCAAAGAGGTCTGCGACACAGCCATAAATACAACGAATGATTAATAAGCAAATCAGAAATTTGGCATAAATAACGAAAGTCATTTTCAGGAGGGTTAATTTGAAACTCAATATTCATATCTTGTTTGAGGAATTAAAAAATTACGCACCGGTATTAAAGATCACCAGAGAAAATGAGTTTTTTTTCCAAAAGATTCGCTTTCTTGATACAGATATAGGGGACTTGCAGAAAGGTTGTATTTATTTGGCTCGGGCAGAAGAAATTGAAAAACACTTCAGTTTTTTGGAGGAAGTGGATCTGATTTCTGTCGGACCCATTAGTGTTTTTCCAGAAAAATGGGAAAATCTTTCGGTAATTATTTTGCCTGAAATGGAGAATATTATCACAGTCTTCAATCAGGTTCAGGATATTTTTTTGAAATATGAACAATGGGATTATGCTTTGATCCGTATGATCGCTGAACATGAATCGCTTCAAGCCATCGCTGATCATGCTGCAACGATGCTGAAAAATCCCTTTGCTCTTCTGGATATCACCTTGAAGCCCATATTGGTGGGAGGAAAAATACCTGATCATTATCAGGGTACCGCCTGGGAATCCATTATGGACAACGAGTATACGCCCAGCGAAACATATTCCATGTCAAGAGATGACCTGTATTTTTTTCTTTCTTACAATAATAAGCCTTACTTTGTCCATGGAGCACCGTATCAATATTCACATCTGATGGCCAATATTTATCTGAATCACAAACTGTTTGCACTAATTGCCACGACTGATATTAACGGCCCATTTTCACAGAGCGAACTTACGCTGATTGGACATGTGCGTGATGTTATGGAGCTGGCTATTTCTTCCAGCATGGATTTTAAAGGTATTCGGGAGACTGTTGTTTACTACCTTGAAAAGTTATTAAAGGGGTTTCCGGTCGATGAAAAAATTATCAACTATCATCTAAATCAGAGAAATTGGCGGCAATATGACAAATTCCGGTTATACACCATTGTGAATCCTGAAGAGAAAGAGCTTAGTGAAAGTCAGGCTGAGTTCTGCTTATTTCGGATCAGAAAGTTGCACGAAGATGCGGTCGTTTTTTGCTATGAAAATGCCATTATTGTCGTAGCCAGAAGGGCTACAAGTCCGGAGCATCATGAATATGAAAAGCGGCTGAGGGCACTGGCAAAAAAACTGGAAATGCAGTGTGGATATAGCAGTGTTTTTGACCATTTCATTGATCTGAAGTACTACTATATTCAGAGTAAGGCGGCTCTTTATGAAGGGCAAAAGGACAAATCTGAAACCGACTTCTGGAGTTTTGAAACTTATTATTTTGCCCATCTGATTGACGCAGTTAACAACTCAGCCAGCCTAAAAAGCTTATGTCACCCTGGGGTGTTACGCCTCCAGGAGCAGGACCAAAAAGAAAAAACGGACCTGGTTCGTTGTCTGAGAATCTATCTTTTCAATGGCTGCAACATTGCCCAGACGGGCAAGGCGCTTTTTATGCACCGGAATACCCTTACTTACCGGCTGGAAAAAATTGTCGATATTCTTGAACAGGATGTGCGGCAACTGGATGAAAATGCCCGGATGCAGATCTGGTTTTCATGTTTAATCACTTCGTATCTATGAAAAATGCCTGATAAATAAGAAAAGCTTTTACATCGTTGCGTTTACGCATCGATGCAAAAGCTATGTCTAAAAGGGGTTTAATAATTTTAGTTTGTCTCTTGATCGAAATTGGGTGTCATACCAGCACATTTCATGGAGAATTTTGTAATGAAACCGCCGAAAACCATCAGTAAGATCAGGCCGATCACAAAGAAGGGTAAAAATAGGGCATAAGAATTTGGCAGAACCGCGGCGATGGGAGCGCCCATCAGGACACTGCCCATGAAAATGGTGAGGATGGGACACATAAAAATTAAAATGATAACCAGAAGAACCGCATACATCACCAGATTAAAGAGAAACGTGCCGGGAGTTGTAATTTTACTGGCCAGACCACCGCTGATTTTCCCCAGGGGGATAATCATACCCAATATAAAGCCTACCAATACGCCTACCAGCGCTGAGATGGGGAAATGTACCCAATCAACAGCACCGGCTGTGATTAAACCGCCCACGATGGTAAAGGTGACCCCGAAGACGATGGAATTAAACAGATTGTTTAGGAGATTGAATTTTGTTTCTTTTTTCATTTTAGTCCTTTCAAATTTATAATCAGTGATTTTAGGGATTAGCGTATCCCACTGTTTTGATAAAACGTTATATGAATAAGTAATTACAGCTGTAACCTACGACATCACTAATTCTTAATTTGCTGTAATTTTTGACATATGCTGCTTATTTAAAATTCAGATAGAAATAATTATACGGCTTGTGTTCGTCCCAGCTCATGACTGTATCGAATCGCCTCGCCCAGCATCGGCATCATCACATCAAGCATATCTTTAGGATCCAGGGAATTGACGGTAACAAAGGGGAAGATAATGTAAGATGGATACTTGCCATAAGTGTCCAGACAGCGATGGACATCAGCCAGACGTTCTTCAACAGTGGCATCCGGGCGACCGGGGATACCATTGGCATCATAACCACCAATCAAGGCAATGCGATCACCATATTTTTCCAGCAGCTGAACAATATCGTTAACCGGCTGAACCGAGGACCAGGCAGCAGCACCGGTCTCAATAATGTCTTCAATGAGGGATTCACAAAGACCACAGGTATGCTGGATTGGAATCATCCCGAGTTCTTTTACGGCGTCATTAAGCCGTTTATGATGGGGTTTAATCAACTTGCGATAGACAGCTGGAGACATGAACAGGCCCCGTTCAGTTGCGATATCATCGTAATTGTTGAAAATATCCGGGTTATAATATTGCTTCACTTTTTTAGCAAACTCAATTTTGTAGTCGGTAATGGCTTCCATCAGTTCATAACAGGCTTCCGGCTCTTCGATCAGTGCCATCAGGGTTTCTTCAAAACCCATTAACGCGGCCAGACGTTCAAAAACACCGTTGCCACAACCAAATTCCAGGGCGGTCTGGTTTGAGTCGAAATTGTGTAAGAGCTTAAACTCTTCGTCGGCGATGGTTTGCCAGTCGACGGCTTCGAGATCCGGGAATTTGACGATTTTTTTCCAGTCCACGATGGTCTCCGAGTCCATGATATGTTCGTTGGGAGCTGGAATTGGGGCACCGCCGCCGGATGCTGGGGTGATCCAACGGATGCCAAAACCATCGTATCCGCCGCCCATGGGGCCTTTTTCAAACCATGGGCCGGGGTAGGCGCCAAAGCCACTGCCAGCACAATCGATCGGAAAGATGGGGGTCCACTCTGTTGGTTTGTGGTTGATTGCATTAAGATAGTTTTCTTTGGGGGTCAAGCTCATCGTTTTTTTCCTCCTGTAAATCAAATAATTTTTATCATTCTATGATGAAAATTTATTTTTGTAAATTAGACATTATTATTGACTTTTCAAGTGACGAATTATACACTTTGCACAAGGAGAGGTGACTAATGGAATTATCACTGAATTTAATTAAGGAAAAACTGGCTGATCTTGTAATCGATTATAAACAGGAAGAATCGGGTCAAAGACTGCACTTGCAGCGACCTGTATTTTACCGGGATCAGAAGGAACTGGACTCAAACACATTATATATAGCTCAGTCTGACCAATTACCAGCCGATCTCCATTGTCAGGTTGACGCGGCTTTAATTGTAATCGGCAGTCCGGCGATCAGCCTGAATCATAATGGATTCAGTTATCTGGTTATTTCTGAAACGGTGTCGATTTTTGAGTTAAGTAACCGGATTCATCAGATCTATGATTTTTTTGAGATCTGGAATATGAGTCTGCAAAAGAGTATTCGGGAGAACAAGCCGCTACAGTATCTTATTGATCTCTCGGAACCGGTGTTCGAAAATGGTATCACTATTATGAATCCGGATTTTTATATCATCGCCCGGACATCCCTGACCCTCGATTTTAATTTATTTGAAGAACTAAAAACCGATGAATTTGGTCGACTTCAGCCGCAACAGGTCAATTCCTTCAAAAATGATTTGGCCTATCAAAAGATCAAAGATGAAAAAGCGGTATTTATTTATCCTAAAAACATTTTACCCTATCGCACTCTGTGTAAAAATATTTTTCATCACGACAGTTTTCTGTTTCGGTTGGTTGTTTGCGAAAACATTCATCCTTTTTCAGAGAGTGATGCAGTGCTGCTAGAATATCTGGGAAAATCTCTCACAGAGGATTCAGAGTATCTGGTATCGGTGAATCGTTTTGATGATGATGAATTAATTGAATTACTAAATGATATGGTTGCTGGAAAAGCCTATCACTTAGCGGATTTTGAAAAAGAACTGAAGCGGCTAGGCTGGGAACTGAACCATTTTTATTGTGTGGGGTATGTGCTTCCCAGTGATCAGGATATC
This window encodes:
- a CDS encoding helix-turn-helix domain-containing protein, which codes for MKLNIHILFEELKNYAPVLKITRENEFFFQKIRFLDTDIGDLQKGCIYLARAEEIEKHFSFLEEVDLISVGPISVFPEKWENLSVIILPEMENIITVFNQVQDIFLKYEQWDYALIRMIAEHESLQAIADHAATMLKNPFALLDITLKPILVGGKIPDHYQGTAWESIMDNEYTPSETYSMSRDDLYFFLSYNNKPYFVHGAPYQYSHLMANIYLNHKLFALIATTDINGPFSQSELTLIGHVRDVMELAISSSMDFKGIRETVVYYLEKLLKGFPVDEKIINYHLNQRNWRQYDKFRLYTIVNPEEKELSESQAEFCLFRIRKLHEDAVVFCYENAIIVVARRATSPEHHEYEKRLRALAKKLEMQCGYSSVFDHFIDLKYYYIQSKAALYEGQKDKSETDFWSFETYYFAHLIDAVNNSASLKSLCHPGVLRLQEQDQKEKTDLVRCLRIYLFNGCNIAQTGKALFMHRNTLTYRLEKIVDILEQDVRQLDENARMQIWFSCLITSYL
- a CDS encoding helix-turn-helix domain-containing protein, translating into MELSLNLIKEKLADLVIDYKQEESGQRLHLQRPVFYRDQKELDSNTLYIAQSDQLPADLHCQVDAALIVIGSPAISLNHNGFSYLVISETVSIFELSNRIHQIYDFFEIWNMSLQKSIRENKPLQYLIDLSEPVFENGITIMNPDFYIIARTSLTLDFNLFEELKTDEFGRLQPQQVNSFKNDLAYQKIKDEKAVFIYPKNILPYRTLCKNIFHHDSFLFRLVVCENIHPFSESDAVLLEYLGKSLTEDSEYLVSVNRFDDDELIELLNDMVAGKAYHLADFEKELKRLGWELNHFYCVGYVLPSDQDIYNQTLTYFSNKIRHDFEDAFAFAHKDHLIVLFNLNRIKNRQEFFDDFNLFIKASNFKIGYSNDSNGLGNFRDYFKEAQIALDFGGHSAPQNDVYQFSDYVLFYLLSQMTRELPAANLNAPILSRLSDYDDKNGTEYIKTLTIYLMNNMNALQTAKDLSIHRGTMVYRLERIREIGKIDFENPDELLHVNISLKLQNNLTSIKPVKENKGEEFTEQILADLIAKGYHGKKLLKKFKEEQKKV
- a CDS encoding corrinoid protein, which translates into the protein MSNIEEVKVLVETGKSKKVATAVQEALNSGVAAQEILDGMIASMGIVGEKFSSGEIFVPEMLIAAKAMSKGVEVLKPIMAGSDSTSLGTCIMGTVAGDLHDIGKNLVVMMLESSGFTMVDLGVDVSAEKFVEAVKENENVVLVACSGLLTTTMPALKEAVKTIKTAFPDMKVIVGGAPVTPEYAAEIGADGYAPDAGSSAAKAKELIGVA
- a CDS encoding LysR family transcriptional regulator, with amino-acid sequence MIPYGLSGITMQQIEIFLAAAKFENFTKAALKLHMTQASVSRNIQSLEYSTGLVLFLRHKQHVRLTNAGKKLAELMPEILAKTEYAVEKAYIQQKNQFQSLTIGDFNSTSMDSYLLPITKAFERAYPNVDLKIERGEPDKVLSDVSTGLYDATFFTYTGIRRIQEVQLQHQVLFLMPPSLVISNTHTLFSKEEVNEEDLKNLTLITMSGDEYEGYRSFAREVCNTAGITYKRIKMVDSLFTLAMELKRSDSVAILDTCFAPMNPKELRYIPLYQTPVRSGIVLAYSAENDNPYLLKFREVCKEVCDTAINTTND
- a CDS encoding uroporphyrinogen decarboxylase family protein, which produces MSLTPKENYLNAINHKPTEWTPIFPIDCAGSGFGAYPGPWFEKGPMGGGYDGFGIRWITPASGGGAPIPAPNEHIMDSETIVDWKKIVKFPDLEAVDWQTIADEEFKLLHNFDSNQTALEFGCGNGVFERLAALMGFEETLMALIEEPEACYELMEAITDYKIEFAKKVKQYYNPDIFNNYDDIATERGLFMSPAVYRKLIKPHHKRLNDAVKELGMIPIQHTCGLCESLIEDIIETGAAAWSSVQPVNDIVQLLEKYGDRIALIGGYDANGIPGRPDATVEERLADVHRCLDTYGKYPSYIIFPFVTVNSLDPKDMLDVMMPMLGEAIRYSHELGRTQAV